From a single Osmerus mordax isolate fOsmMor3 chromosome 6, fOsmMor3.pri, whole genome shotgun sequence genomic region:
- the nradd gene encoding tumor necrosis factor receptor superfamily member 16 isoform X2 yields MGLHTFSSGKGTFSSSDDLSPCQPCVRCPAGIHTLAACSASQDTHCECSEGFFLWRVGTYEGLCAPCSTCERGQGVTRECGVKGNTECQLCGPGTFSEEQSTTKPCHTCLRCSDSEVEIRACQRNSDTLCMDKKLHIRDKTRWAGEEGNEEVEGSSSAPGFTHQDGAGGSSNILAYVSVLAAVVLGLLLYVAYKCWTSCKQKQALGKARAAELGAAPEGEKVEKLHSDSGVFLDSHSLQDSQPSKGSKRDSKQDSRLYINLPPHRQEEVERLLQEGGGRGWRQLGAVLGYEAEQLDLFGRGEAPVHTLLSNWAQQEGSTLGLLCSALGRIERPEVASALTCPSQGVSVV; encoded by the exons ATGGGTCTGCACACTTTTTCTTCTGGCAAAG GAACGTTCTCTTCGTCAGACGACCTGTCTCCATGCCAACCCTGCGTCCGCTGTCCCGCCGGCATCCACACACTGGCCGCCTGCTCCGCCAGCCAGGACACGCACTGCGAGTGCAGCGAGGGCTTCTTTCTGTGGCGTGTCGGCACGTACGAGGGCCTGTGTGCCCCCTGCTCCACGTGTGAGCGCGGCCAGGGGGTGACGAGGGAGTGCGGTGTCAAGGGGAACACAGAGTGCCAACTTTGTGGCCCCGGAACTTTCTCAGAGGAGCAGAGTACAACAAAGCCCTGCCACACATGTCTCCGATGCTCCGACAGCGAGGTGGAGATCAGAGCCTGCCAGCGCAACTCCGACACTCTCTGCATGG ATAAGAAGCTCCACATCCGTGATAAGACCCGCTGGGCAGGCGAGGAGGGCaacgaggaggtggaggggtccAGCTCGGCCCCCGGGTTCACCCACCAGGATGGGGCTGGTGGCAGCAGCAACATCCTGGCCTACGTGTCAGTCCTGGCTGCTGTGGTCCTGGGCCTGCTGCTCTACGTGGCTTATAAGTG cTGGACATCATGTAAGCAGAAGCAGGCTCTGGGGAAGGCCCGTGCTGCGGAGCTGGGAGCAGCTCCAGAAGGAGAAAAGGTAGAGAAGCTCCACAGCGACAGCGGAGTTTTCCTGGACTCACACAGCCTGCAGGACAGCCAGCCCAGCAAAG GAAGCAAGCGAGACAGCAAGCAGGACAGCCGTCTGTACATCAACCTGCCCCCCCacaggcaggaggaggtggagcgcctgctgcaggagggagggggtaggggctggaggCAGCTGGGGGCCGTGCTGGGCTACGAGGCCGAGCAGCTGGACCTGTTTGGCCGCGGCGAGGCCCCTGTCCACACACTGCTGTCCAACTGGGCCCAGCAGGAGGGCTCCACCCTGGGCCTGCTGTGCTCGGCACTGGGCCGCATCGAGAGGCCCGAAGTGGCGTCCGCCCTCACCTGCCCCTCGCAGGGCGTTTCCGTGGTGTAA
- the nradd gene encoding tumor necrosis factor receptor superfamily member 16 isoform X1: MTVLWVCTLFLLAKAGLGEACASGRFTRTGECCSLCPPGSGVVEECGKQDTKCQPCPEGTFSSSDDLSPCQPCVRCPAGIHTLAACSASQDTHCECSEGFFLWRVGTYEGLCAPCSTCERGQGVTRECGVKGNTECQLCGPGTFSEEQSTTKPCHTCLRCSDSEVEIRACQRNSDTLCMDKKLHIRDKTRWAGEEGNEEVEGSSSAPGFTHQDGAGGSSNILAYVSVLAAVVLGLLLYVAYKCWTSCKQKQALGKARAAELGAAPEGEKVEKLHSDSGVFLDSHSLQDSQPSKGSKRDSKQDSRLYINLPPHRQEEVERLLQEGGGRGWRQLGAVLGYEAEQLDLFGRGEAPVHTLLSNWAQQEGSTLGLLCSALGRIERPEVASALTCPSQGVSVV, encoded by the exons ATGACTGTGTTATGGGTCTGCACACTTTTTCTTCTGGCAAAG GCTGGCCTGGGTGAGGCCTGTGCCAGTGGGAGGTTCACCCGGACGGGGGAGTGCTGCAGCCTGTGCCCCCCTGGTtccggggtggtggaggagtgtGGAAAACAGGACACCAAGTGCCAGCCTTGCCCTGAAG GAACGTTCTCTTCGTCAGACGACCTGTCTCCATGCCAACCCTGCGTCCGCTGTCCCGCCGGCATCCACACACTGGCCGCCTGCTCCGCCAGCCAGGACACGCACTGCGAGTGCAGCGAGGGCTTCTTTCTGTGGCGTGTCGGCACGTACGAGGGCCTGTGTGCCCCCTGCTCCACGTGTGAGCGCGGCCAGGGGGTGACGAGGGAGTGCGGTGTCAAGGGGAACACAGAGTGCCAACTTTGTGGCCCCGGAACTTTCTCAGAGGAGCAGAGTACAACAAAGCCCTGCCACACATGTCTCCGATGCTCCGACAGCGAGGTGGAGATCAGAGCCTGCCAGCGCAACTCCGACACTCTCTGCATGG ATAAGAAGCTCCACATCCGTGATAAGACCCGCTGGGCAGGCGAGGAGGGCaacgaggaggtggaggggtccAGCTCGGCCCCCGGGTTCACCCACCAGGATGGGGCTGGTGGCAGCAGCAACATCCTGGCCTACGTGTCAGTCCTGGCTGCTGTGGTCCTGGGCCTGCTGCTCTACGTGGCTTATAAGTG cTGGACATCATGTAAGCAGAAGCAGGCTCTGGGGAAGGCCCGTGCTGCGGAGCTGGGAGCAGCTCCAGAAGGAGAAAAGGTAGAGAAGCTCCACAGCGACAGCGGAGTTTTCCTGGACTCACACAGCCTGCAGGACAGCCAGCCCAGCAAAG GAAGCAAGCGAGACAGCAAGCAGGACAGCCGTCTGTACATCAACCTGCCCCCCCacaggcaggaggaggtggagcgcctgctgcaggagggagggggtaggggctggaggCAGCTGGGGGCCGTGCTGGGCTACGAGGCCGAGCAGCTGGACCTGTTTGGCCGCGGCGAGGCCCCTGTCCACACACTGCTGTCCAACTGGGCCCAGCAGGAGGGCTCCACCCTGGGCCTGCTGTGCTCGGCACTGGGCCGCATCGAGAGGCCCGAAGTGGCGTCCGCCCTCACCTGCCCCTCGCAGGGCGTTTCCGTGGTGTAA